In Phragmites australis chromosome 17, lpPhrAust1.1, whole genome shotgun sequence, the following are encoded in one genomic region:
- the LOC133896661 gene encoding probable LRR receptor-like serine/threonine-protein kinase At1g07650 isoform X2, giving the protein MAWKSPPCGWRWLFLVFFLCLLVAEVVHGAGAEAAAPPRVFPTEVRVLRRIAAKLGVSHWDFAADPCGSGGVECDCSFSNRTVCHVISILLMGQNFSGELPPDFAYFPYLLQLDLSRSLFHGGVPHQWARMKLQGLSLMGNKLSGPFPMELTKITTLTNLSIEGNEFLGPIPPEIGHLTQMEKLILSTNEFTGPLPAALSLLTNLTDLRISGNNLSGRLPDFWGKLAKLEKLQIEGSLLEGPIPSSLSELTNLYDLLSYDTKLFKCRVLRNCSISGSIPSYIGTLTNLKHLDLSFNKLSGEIPASFANMEKVDYIYLTGNSLSGNIPGWLLRRNKIADISFNNFTLGSSGPSQCNQGSVNLVESYSPEMNSLNSVQPCLKRDFPCVASHGQYRSSLHINCGDKEATVNGIKYEADMTPKGAAVLYVSPGSNWAFSSNGNFMDNNINDDNYIAASASKLTMVNSELYAKARLSPLSLTYYGLCMFSGSYTVKLHFAEIVYTNDSTYYSLGKRRFNVFIQGRMVLEDFDIERSAGGVGKPIVKIFQTYVTNHTLEIQFYWAGRGTTGIPNRGYYGPLVSAISVIPNFQLPLAVEPPQTGSSRKTPGVSLSEAFMIGISIIAIFTALIVGICWIKQLRKSSTNKDLRALDLQIGSFTLRQLKAATGNFDAANKIGEGGFGSVYKGLLSDGTIIAVKQLSSRSRQGNREFVTEIGMISALQHPNLVKLYGCCTEGNQLLLVYEYMENNCLARALFVEQYKLRLDWATRRKICLGIARGLAYLHEESAIKIVHRDIKASNILLDKDLNAKISDFGLAKLSEDDHTHISTKVAGTIGYMAPEYAMRGYLTDKADVYSFGVVALEIVSGKSNTNYRPKEDFVYLLDWACLLHERGTLLELVDPDLGSNYSTEEALLMLNVALLCTTAAPTLRPKISKVVSLLEGHTPLKPLLSELSLAANSLSSSGLRRNFWQNPSESQSLTAQASCNNTNESSTLDIDGSLRTFVS; this is encoded by the exons atggcatGGAAGTCGCCGCCATGTGGCTGGAGGTGGCTGTTCTTGGTGTTCTTcctttgcttgcttgttgctGAGGTCGTCCATGGCGCAGGAGCTGAAGCAGCTGCTCCTCCTAGGGTCTTTCCAACTGAAG TTCGTGTTCTTCGCCGGATCGCGGCCAAGCTCGGCGTGTCGCATTGGGACTTCGCCGCCGACCCGTGTGGCTCCGGCGGCGTGGAATGCGACTGCTCCTTCTCCAATCGTACCGTCTGCCATGTCATTAGCAT ATTGCTGATGGGACAGAACTTCTCCGGCGAGCTCCCGCCGGACTTTGCCTACTTCCCCTATCTTCTCCAGCT AGATCTAAGCAGGAGCTTGTTTCATGGTGGAGTGCCTCACCAGTGGGCCCGGATGAAGTTACAAGGACT GTCACTGATGGGAAACAAATTGTCAGGGCCTTTCCCCATGGAGCTTACAAAGATCACAACCCTGACTAACCT GAGCATTGAAGGGAACGAGTTCCTTGGGCCAATCCCTCCTGAAATTGGACATCTCACTCAAATGGAGAAGCT AATATTATCAACCAATGAGTTCACTGGACCCCTTCCAGCTGCTCTTTCCTTGTTGACTAATTTAACTGACTT GAGGATTTCTGGCAACAATTTATCCGGAAGACTGCCTGATTTTTGGGGGAAATTGGCAAAGCTCGAAAAATT GCAAATCGAAGGATCTTTGTTGGAAGGGCCTATTCCCTCGAGCCTATCTGAATTGACAAACCTTTATGATCT GCTTTCATACGATACAAAATTGTTCAAATGTAGGGTACTAAGGAACTGTTCAATCAGTGGAAGTATCCCATCTTACATTGGGACATTGACAAATCTTAAGCATCT GGACCTGAGCTTTAATAAACTGAGTGGAGAAATACCAGCTTCTTTTGCTAACATGGAAAAGGTAGATTACAT ATATCTAACTGGAAATTCACTCTCTGGGAACATACCTGGATGGTTATTGAGAAGAAACAAAATTGC GGATATATCTTTTAATAACTTCACATTGGGGAGTTCAGGTCCTAGCCAATGCAATCAAGGGAGCGT CAATCTTGTGGAGAGCTATTCGCCTGAAATGAACAGTCT AAATAGTGTTCAGCCATGCTTGAAGAGGGATTTCCCATGTGTTGCTTCTCATGGACAAT ATCGGTCTTCCTTGCATATCAATTGTGGTGACAAAGAAGCAACTGTTAATGGAATTAAATACGAAGCTGACATGACACCAAAAGGTGCTGCAGTGCTGTATGTAAGCCCAGGATCGAACTGGGCATTCAGCAGCAATGGAAACTTCATGGACAACAACATCAATGATGACAACTACATTGCAGCAAGTGCATCAAAATTGACCATGGTTAACTCAGAGCTGTATGCCAAAGCCCGTCTTTCTCCTCTTTCGCTCACATATTATGGGCTTTGTATGTTCAGTGGGAGCTACACGGTTAAGCTCCACTTTGCTGAAATTGTATACACAAATGACAGCACATACTATAGCCTTGGCAAAAGAAGATTTAACGTGTTCATACAG GGAAGAATGGTTCTAGAGGATTTTGATATCGAACGATCTGCTGGTGGGGTTGGAAAGCCAATTGTAAAGATTTTTCAAACATATGTAACAAATCATACATTAGAGATTCAGTTCTATTGGGCAGGAAGAGGGACAACAGGCATTCCAAATAGAGGATATTATGGTCCCCTGGTATCTGCAATATCAGTAATTCCAA ACTTTCAGCTTCCATTGGCTGTTGAACCTCCCCAAACTGGCAGTAGCAGGAAGACTCCGGGGGTGTCTTTATCTGAAGCGTTCATGATTGGAATCTCAATTATAGCAATATTCACTGCACTGATTGTTGGCATTTGTTGGATTAAGCAGCTGCGAAAGAGCTCAACAAATAAAG ATCTCAGAGCCCTTGACCTGCAAATTGGCTCCTTTACCTTGCGACAACTTAAAGCAGCTACTGGGAACTTCGATGCGGCTAACAAGATTGGCGAAGGTGGTTTTGGTTCAGTTTACAAG GGTTTATTGTCCGATGGAACCATCATTGCTGTCAAGCAGTTATCATCAAGGTCCAGACAAGGGAATCGTGAATTTGTGACTGAGATAGGCATGATATCTGCACTCCAGCATCCAAACCTTGTCAAGCTTTACGGCTGCTGTACAGAAGGAAACCAACTGTTGCTAGTCTACGAGTATATGGAAAACAATTGCCTTGCACGTGCTCTTTTTG TTGAACAATATAAACTGAGGTTGGACTGGGCAACAAGACGTAAGATTTGCCTTGGGATAGCAAGAGGTCTAGCATATCTTCACGAGGAGTCCGCAATAAAGATCGTGCACCGAGATATCAAGGCCAGCAATATACTGCTTGACAAAGATTTGAATGCCAAGATCTCAGATTTTGGGCTAGCAAAGCTTAGTGAAGATGATCACACCCACATAAGCACAAAAGTAGCCGGAACTAT CGGATACATGGCGCCTGAGTATGCTATGCGTGGTTATTTAACAGACAAAGCTGACGTTTATAGTTTTGGGGTTGTTGCTTTGGAAATCGTCAGTGGGAAAAGCAACACAAACTACAGGCCAAAGGAAGATTTTGTTTATCTTCTTGATTGG GCTTGCCTTCTACACGAGAGGGGAACTCTCTTGGAACTGGTAGATCCAGATCTAGGATCCAATTACTCAACAGAAGAGGCTCTCCTGATGCTGAATGTTGCCCTGCTATGCACCACTGCAGCACCTACACTCAGACCAAAGATCTCCAAAGTTGTTAGCCTGCTTGAGGGCCACACCCCCCTTAAGCCCTTGCTTTCAGAACTCAGCCTTGCTGCAAATAGCCTGAGCTCAAGTGGTTTACGCAGGAACTTCTGGCAAAACCCAAGTGAGAGCCAGAGCCTGACAGCACAAGCATCATGCAACAACACTAATGAGTCATCAACTCTAGACATTGATGGTAGCCTGAGAACTTTTGTGAGCTAA
- the LOC133896661 gene encoding probable LRR receptor-like serine/threonine-protein kinase At1g07650 isoform X1, with product MAWKSPPCGWRWLFLVFFLCLLVAEVVHGAGAEAAAPPRVFPTEVRVLRRIAAKLGVSHWDFAADPCGSGGVECDCSFSNRTVCHVISILLMGQNFSGELPPDFAYFPYLLQLDLSRSLFHGGVPHQWARMKLQGLSLMGNKLSGPFPMELTKITTLTNLSIEGNEFLGPIPPEIGHLTQMEKLILSTNEFTGPLPAALSLLTNLTDLRISGNNLSGRLPDFWGKLAKLEKLQIEGSLLEGPIPSSLSELTNLYDLRFSDLRGTGSAFPDLSRMQSMKTMVLRNCSISGSIPSYIGTLTNLKHLDLSFNKLSGEIPASFANMEKVDYIYLTGNSLSGNIPGWLLRRNKIADISFNNFTLGSSGPSQCNQGSVNLVESYSPEMNSLNSVQPCLKRDFPCVASHGQYRSSLHINCGDKEATVNGIKYEADMTPKGAAVLYVSPGSNWAFSSNGNFMDNNINDDNYIAASASKLTMVNSELYAKARLSPLSLTYYGLCMFSGSYTVKLHFAEIVYTNDSTYYSLGKRRFNVFIQGRMVLEDFDIERSAGGVGKPIVKIFQTYVTNHTLEIQFYWAGRGTTGIPNRGYYGPLVSAISVIPNFQLPLAVEPPQTGSSRKTPGVSLSEAFMIGISIIAIFTALIVGICWIKQLRKSSTNKDLRALDLQIGSFTLRQLKAATGNFDAANKIGEGGFGSVYKGLLSDGTIIAVKQLSSRSRQGNREFVTEIGMISALQHPNLVKLYGCCTEGNQLLLVYEYMENNCLARALFVEQYKLRLDWATRRKICLGIARGLAYLHEESAIKIVHRDIKASNILLDKDLNAKISDFGLAKLSEDDHTHISTKVAGTIGYMAPEYAMRGYLTDKADVYSFGVVALEIVSGKSNTNYRPKEDFVYLLDWACLLHERGTLLELVDPDLGSNYSTEEALLMLNVALLCTTAAPTLRPKISKVVSLLEGHTPLKPLLSELSLAANSLSSSGLRRNFWQNPSESQSLTAQASCNNTNESSTLDIDGSLRTFVS from the exons atggcatGGAAGTCGCCGCCATGTGGCTGGAGGTGGCTGTTCTTGGTGTTCTTcctttgcttgcttgttgctGAGGTCGTCCATGGCGCAGGAGCTGAAGCAGCTGCTCCTCCTAGGGTCTTTCCAACTGAAG TTCGTGTTCTTCGCCGGATCGCGGCCAAGCTCGGCGTGTCGCATTGGGACTTCGCCGCCGACCCGTGTGGCTCCGGCGGCGTGGAATGCGACTGCTCCTTCTCCAATCGTACCGTCTGCCATGTCATTAGCAT ATTGCTGATGGGACAGAACTTCTCCGGCGAGCTCCCGCCGGACTTTGCCTACTTCCCCTATCTTCTCCAGCT AGATCTAAGCAGGAGCTTGTTTCATGGTGGAGTGCCTCACCAGTGGGCCCGGATGAAGTTACAAGGACT GTCACTGATGGGAAACAAATTGTCAGGGCCTTTCCCCATGGAGCTTACAAAGATCACAACCCTGACTAACCT GAGCATTGAAGGGAACGAGTTCCTTGGGCCAATCCCTCCTGAAATTGGACATCTCACTCAAATGGAGAAGCT AATATTATCAACCAATGAGTTCACTGGACCCCTTCCAGCTGCTCTTTCCTTGTTGACTAATTTAACTGACTT GAGGATTTCTGGCAACAATTTATCCGGAAGACTGCCTGATTTTTGGGGGAAATTGGCAAAGCTCGAAAAATT GCAAATCGAAGGATCTTTGTTGGAAGGGCCTATTCCCTCGAGCCTATCTGAATTGACAAACCTTTATGATCT GAGGTTTAGTGATCTTAGAGGTACTGGATCAGCTTTCCCGGATTTAAGTAGAATGCAATCCATGAAAACAAT GGTACTAAGGAACTGTTCAATCAGTGGAAGTATCCCATCTTACATTGGGACATTGACAAATCTTAAGCATCT GGACCTGAGCTTTAATAAACTGAGTGGAGAAATACCAGCTTCTTTTGCTAACATGGAAAAGGTAGATTACAT ATATCTAACTGGAAATTCACTCTCTGGGAACATACCTGGATGGTTATTGAGAAGAAACAAAATTGC GGATATATCTTTTAATAACTTCACATTGGGGAGTTCAGGTCCTAGCCAATGCAATCAAGGGAGCGT CAATCTTGTGGAGAGCTATTCGCCTGAAATGAACAGTCT AAATAGTGTTCAGCCATGCTTGAAGAGGGATTTCCCATGTGTTGCTTCTCATGGACAAT ATCGGTCTTCCTTGCATATCAATTGTGGTGACAAAGAAGCAACTGTTAATGGAATTAAATACGAAGCTGACATGACACCAAAAGGTGCTGCAGTGCTGTATGTAAGCCCAGGATCGAACTGGGCATTCAGCAGCAATGGAAACTTCATGGACAACAACATCAATGATGACAACTACATTGCAGCAAGTGCATCAAAATTGACCATGGTTAACTCAGAGCTGTATGCCAAAGCCCGTCTTTCTCCTCTTTCGCTCACATATTATGGGCTTTGTATGTTCAGTGGGAGCTACACGGTTAAGCTCCACTTTGCTGAAATTGTATACACAAATGACAGCACATACTATAGCCTTGGCAAAAGAAGATTTAACGTGTTCATACAG GGAAGAATGGTTCTAGAGGATTTTGATATCGAACGATCTGCTGGTGGGGTTGGAAAGCCAATTGTAAAGATTTTTCAAACATATGTAACAAATCATACATTAGAGATTCAGTTCTATTGGGCAGGAAGAGGGACAACAGGCATTCCAAATAGAGGATATTATGGTCCCCTGGTATCTGCAATATCAGTAATTCCAA ACTTTCAGCTTCCATTGGCTGTTGAACCTCCCCAAACTGGCAGTAGCAGGAAGACTCCGGGGGTGTCTTTATCTGAAGCGTTCATGATTGGAATCTCAATTATAGCAATATTCACTGCACTGATTGTTGGCATTTGTTGGATTAAGCAGCTGCGAAAGAGCTCAACAAATAAAG ATCTCAGAGCCCTTGACCTGCAAATTGGCTCCTTTACCTTGCGACAACTTAAAGCAGCTACTGGGAACTTCGATGCGGCTAACAAGATTGGCGAAGGTGGTTTTGGTTCAGTTTACAAG GGTTTATTGTCCGATGGAACCATCATTGCTGTCAAGCAGTTATCATCAAGGTCCAGACAAGGGAATCGTGAATTTGTGACTGAGATAGGCATGATATCTGCACTCCAGCATCCAAACCTTGTCAAGCTTTACGGCTGCTGTACAGAAGGAAACCAACTGTTGCTAGTCTACGAGTATATGGAAAACAATTGCCTTGCACGTGCTCTTTTTG TTGAACAATATAAACTGAGGTTGGACTGGGCAACAAGACGTAAGATTTGCCTTGGGATAGCAAGAGGTCTAGCATATCTTCACGAGGAGTCCGCAATAAAGATCGTGCACCGAGATATCAAGGCCAGCAATATACTGCTTGACAAAGATTTGAATGCCAAGATCTCAGATTTTGGGCTAGCAAAGCTTAGTGAAGATGATCACACCCACATAAGCACAAAAGTAGCCGGAACTAT CGGATACATGGCGCCTGAGTATGCTATGCGTGGTTATTTAACAGACAAAGCTGACGTTTATAGTTTTGGGGTTGTTGCTTTGGAAATCGTCAGTGGGAAAAGCAACACAAACTACAGGCCAAAGGAAGATTTTGTTTATCTTCTTGATTGG GCTTGCCTTCTACACGAGAGGGGAACTCTCTTGGAACTGGTAGATCCAGATCTAGGATCCAATTACTCAACAGAAGAGGCTCTCCTGATGCTGAATGTTGCCCTGCTATGCACCACTGCAGCACCTACACTCAGACCAAAGATCTCCAAAGTTGTTAGCCTGCTTGAGGGCCACACCCCCCTTAAGCCCTTGCTTTCAGAACTCAGCCTTGCTGCAAATAGCCTGAGCTCAAGTGGTTTACGCAGGAACTTCTGGCAAAACCCAAGTGAGAGCCAGAGCCTGACAGCACAAGCATCATGCAACAACACTAATGAGTCATCAACTCTAGACATTGATGGTAGCCTGAGAACTTTTGTGAGCTAA
- the LOC133896661 gene encoding probable LRR receptor-like serine/threonine-protein kinase At1g07650 isoform X3: protein MAWKSPPCGWRWLFLVFFLCLLVAEVVHGAGAEAAAPPRVFPTEVRVLRRIAAKLGVSHWDFAADPCGSGGVECDCSFSNRTVCHVISILLMGQNFSGELPPDFAYFPYLLQLDLSRSLFHGGVPHQWARMKLQGLSLMGNKLSGPFPMELTKITTLTNLSIEGNEFLGPIPPEIGHLTQMEKLRISGNNLSGRLPDFWGKLAKLEKLQIEGSLLEGPIPSSLSELTNLYDLRFSDLRGTGSAFPDLSRMQSMKTMVLRNCSISGSIPSYIGTLTNLKHLDLSFNKLSGEIPASFANMEKVDYIYLTGNSLSGNIPGWLLRRNKIADISFNNFTLGSSGPSQCNQGSVNLVESYSPEMNSLNSVQPCLKRDFPCVASHGQYRSSLHINCGDKEATVNGIKYEADMTPKGAAVLYVSPGSNWAFSSNGNFMDNNINDDNYIAASASKLTMVNSELYAKARLSPLSLTYYGLCMFSGSYTVKLHFAEIVYTNDSTYYSLGKRRFNVFIQGRMVLEDFDIERSAGGVGKPIVKIFQTYVTNHTLEIQFYWAGRGTTGIPNRGYYGPLVSAISVIPNFQLPLAVEPPQTGSSRKTPGVSLSEAFMIGISIIAIFTALIVGICWIKQLRKSSTNKDLRALDLQIGSFTLRQLKAATGNFDAANKIGEGGFGSVYKGLLSDGTIIAVKQLSSRSRQGNREFVTEIGMISALQHPNLVKLYGCCTEGNQLLLVYEYMENNCLARALFVEQYKLRLDWATRRKICLGIARGLAYLHEESAIKIVHRDIKASNILLDKDLNAKISDFGLAKLSEDDHTHISTKVAGTIGYMAPEYAMRGYLTDKADVYSFGVVALEIVSGKSNTNYRPKEDFVYLLDWACLLHERGTLLELVDPDLGSNYSTEEALLMLNVALLCTTAAPTLRPKISKVVSLLEGHTPLKPLLSELSLAANSLSSSGLRRNFWQNPSESQSLTAQASCNNTNESSTLDIDGSLRTFVS from the exons atggcatGGAAGTCGCCGCCATGTGGCTGGAGGTGGCTGTTCTTGGTGTTCTTcctttgcttgcttgttgctGAGGTCGTCCATGGCGCAGGAGCTGAAGCAGCTGCTCCTCCTAGGGTCTTTCCAACTGAAG TTCGTGTTCTTCGCCGGATCGCGGCCAAGCTCGGCGTGTCGCATTGGGACTTCGCCGCCGACCCGTGTGGCTCCGGCGGCGTGGAATGCGACTGCTCCTTCTCCAATCGTACCGTCTGCCATGTCATTAGCAT ATTGCTGATGGGACAGAACTTCTCCGGCGAGCTCCCGCCGGACTTTGCCTACTTCCCCTATCTTCTCCAGCT AGATCTAAGCAGGAGCTTGTTTCATGGTGGAGTGCCTCACCAGTGGGCCCGGATGAAGTTACAAGGACT GTCACTGATGGGAAACAAATTGTCAGGGCCTTTCCCCATGGAGCTTACAAAGATCACAACCCTGACTAACCT GAGCATTGAAGGGAACGAGTTCCTTGGGCCAATCCCTCCTGAAATTGGACATCTCACTCAAATGGAGAAGCT GAGGATTTCTGGCAACAATTTATCCGGAAGACTGCCTGATTTTTGGGGGAAATTGGCAAAGCTCGAAAAATT GCAAATCGAAGGATCTTTGTTGGAAGGGCCTATTCCCTCGAGCCTATCTGAATTGACAAACCTTTATGATCT GAGGTTTAGTGATCTTAGAGGTACTGGATCAGCTTTCCCGGATTTAAGTAGAATGCAATCCATGAAAACAAT GGTACTAAGGAACTGTTCAATCAGTGGAAGTATCCCATCTTACATTGGGACATTGACAAATCTTAAGCATCT GGACCTGAGCTTTAATAAACTGAGTGGAGAAATACCAGCTTCTTTTGCTAACATGGAAAAGGTAGATTACAT ATATCTAACTGGAAATTCACTCTCTGGGAACATACCTGGATGGTTATTGAGAAGAAACAAAATTGC GGATATATCTTTTAATAACTTCACATTGGGGAGTTCAGGTCCTAGCCAATGCAATCAAGGGAGCGT CAATCTTGTGGAGAGCTATTCGCCTGAAATGAACAGTCT AAATAGTGTTCAGCCATGCTTGAAGAGGGATTTCCCATGTGTTGCTTCTCATGGACAAT ATCGGTCTTCCTTGCATATCAATTGTGGTGACAAAGAAGCAACTGTTAATGGAATTAAATACGAAGCTGACATGACACCAAAAGGTGCTGCAGTGCTGTATGTAAGCCCAGGATCGAACTGGGCATTCAGCAGCAATGGAAACTTCATGGACAACAACATCAATGATGACAACTACATTGCAGCAAGTGCATCAAAATTGACCATGGTTAACTCAGAGCTGTATGCCAAAGCCCGTCTTTCTCCTCTTTCGCTCACATATTATGGGCTTTGTATGTTCAGTGGGAGCTACACGGTTAAGCTCCACTTTGCTGAAATTGTATACACAAATGACAGCACATACTATAGCCTTGGCAAAAGAAGATTTAACGTGTTCATACAG GGAAGAATGGTTCTAGAGGATTTTGATATCGAACGATCTGCTGGTGGGGTTGGAAAGCCAATTGTAAAGATTTTTCAAACATATGTAACAAATCATACATTAGAGATTCAGTTCTATTGGGCAGGAAGAGGGACAACAGGCATTCCAAATAGAGGATATTATGGTCCCCTGGTATCTGCAATATCAGTAATTCCAA ACTTTCAGCTTCCATTGGCTGTTGAACCTCCCCAAACTGGCAGTAGCAGGAAGACTCCGGGGGTGTCTTTATCTGAAGCGTTCATGATTGGAATCTCAATTATAGCAATATTCACTGCACTGATTGTTGGCATTTGTTGGATTAAGCAGCTGCGAAAGAGCTCAACAAATAAAG ATCTCAGAGCCCTTGACCTGCAAATTGGCTCCTTTACCTTGCGACAACTTAAAGCAGCTACTGGGAACTTCGATGCGGCTAACAAGATTGGCGAAGGTGGTTTTGGTTCAGTTTACAAG GGTTTATTGTCCGATGGAACCATCATTGCTGTCAAGCAGTTATCATCAAGGTCCAGACAAGGGAATCGTGAATTTGTGACTGAGATAGGCATGATATCTGCACTCCAGCATCCAAACCTTGTCAAGCTTTACGGCTGCTGTACAGAAGGAAACCAACTGTTGCTAGTCTACGAGTATATGGAAAACAATTGCCTTGCACGTGCTCTTTTTG TTGAACAATATAAACTGAGGTTGGACTGGGCAACAAGACGTAAGATTTGCCTTGGGATAGCAAGAGGTCTAGCATATCTTCACGAGGAGTCCGCAATAAAGATCGTGCACCGAGATATCAAGGCCAGCAATATACTGCTTGACAAAGATTTGAATGCCAAGATCTCAGATTTTGGGCTAGCAAAGCTTAGTGAAGATGATCACACCCACATAAGCACAAAAGTAGCCGGAACTAT CGGATACATGGCGCCTGAGTATGCTATGCGTGGTTATTTAACAGACAAAGCTGACGTTTATAGTTTTGGGGTTGTTGCTTTGGAAATCGTCAGTGGGAAAAGCAACACAAACTACAGGCCAAAGGAAGATTTTGTTTATCTTCTTGATTGG GCTTGCCTTCTACACGAGAGGGGAACTCTCTTGGAACTGGTAGATCCAGATCTAGGATCCAATTACTCAACAGAAGAGGCTCTCCTGATGCTGAATGTTGCCCTGCTATGCACCACTGCAGCACCTACACTCAGACCAAAGATCTCCAAAGTTGTTAGCCTGCTTGAGGGCCACACCCCCCTTAAGCCCTTGCTTTCAGAACTCAGCCTTGCTGCAAATAGCCTGAGCTCAAGTGGTTTACGCAGGAACTTCTGGCAAAACCCAAGTGAGAGCCAGAGCCTGACAGCACAAGCATCATGCAACAACACTAATGAGTCATCAACTCTAGACATTGATGGTAGCCTGAGAACTTTTGTGAGCTAA